A window from Azoarcus sp. DD4 encodes these proteins:
- a CDS encoding EcsC family protein codes for MPQSPPALSPSDLAALAAARSTLESPGLAMRLSDAVGRPIEKGMARLPASWRRRLGGIAQDALGRAIAVAARTLDADAGPRTASPRLHKLLGSVSGGAGGAFGLPGLTVEIPLSTILIMRAILDVARAHGEDINAPATRMAALEVFALGGPGSADDGIETGYYAVRAALASAVSDASRHVASQGLSGLGQQGAPAIARLLSMVAARYKVQLTQKAAGMLVPGVGVGAGVAVNLLFMTHFQAVSEAHFTIRRLERRYGTGLVRNAYRTAAGRG; via the coding sequence ATGCCGCAGTCCCCGCCCGCGCTGTCCCCGTCCGATCTCGCCGCCCTCGCCGCCGCCCGCAGCACGCTGGAGTCGCCCGGCCTGGCGATGCGACTGAGCGACGCCGTCGGCCGTCCCATCGAGAAGGGCATGGCGCGGCTGCCGGCGAGCTGGCGCCGCAGGCTGGGCGGCATCGCGCAGGACGCCCTCGGCCGCGCCATCGCGGTCGCCGCCCGCACGCTCGATGCCGATGCCGGGCCGCGCACCGCCTCGCCGCGCCTGCACAAACTGCTCGGCTCGGTCAGCGGCGGCGCCGGTGGCGCTTTCGGGCTTCCAGGGCTGACGGTCGAGATCCCGTTGTCCACCATCCTGATCATGCGCGCCATCCTCGATGTCGCGCGGGCACACGGCGAGGACATCAACGCCCCCGCCACCCGCATGGCCGCGCTCGAAGTGTTCGCACTCGGCGGACCGGGCAGCGCCGACGACGGCATCGAAACCGGCTACTACGCGGTCCGCGCCGCGCTCGCCAGCGCGGTCAGCGACGCCTCGCGCCATGTCGCCAGCCAGGGCCTGAGCGGTCTCGGCCAGCAGGGCGCGCCGGCGATCGCGCGCCTGCTCTCCATGGTCGCCGCACGCTACAAGGTACAGCTCACGCAGAAGGCCGCCGGCATGCTCGTTCCCGGCGTCGGCGTCGGCGCCGGCGTGGCGGTCAACCTGCTGTTCATGACGCACTTCCAGGCGGTCAGCGAGGCGCACTTCACCATCCGCCGGCTGGAGCGGCGCTACGGGACCGGGCTGGTACGCAATGCCTATCGCACTGCCGCCGGCCGGGGCTGA
- a CDS encoding type 1 glutamine amidotransferase, whose product MKPVAILQHTEVGAPGAVLPVLDSLDIPWEIVPIVDGAPIPASAEPYSGLVLMGGYMGVNDRLPWMLDEIRLIHDADARGLPVAGHCLGSQLLAHAFGAQIRRNARKEIGWQTIRIDEHADAAEWFGTPGGTEHTVFQWHGDTFDIPAAAVRIASSRHCANQAYVVAGRHLGMQFHLEMTPELIDRSLARNGHELVREREAGNPAVGTLEDTATDAAGRSAAMHVLMTRLYRRWSRTLAR is encoded by the coding sequence ATGAAACCGGTCGCCATCCTCCAACACACCGAAGTCGGCGCCCCCGGCGCCGTCCTCCCCGTACTCGACAGCCTGGACATCCCCTGGGAGATCGTACCCATTGTCGACGGCGCACCCATCCCCGCCTCCGCCGAACCCTACAGCGGCCTGGTGCTGATGGGCGGCTACATGGGCGTGAACGACCGCCTGCCTTGGATGCTGGACGAGATCCGCCTGATCCACGATGCCGACGCGCGCGGCCTGCCGGTGGCCGGCCACTGCCTCGGCAGCCAGTTGCTGGCACACGCCTTCGGCGCGCAGATCCGCCGCAACGCGCGCAAGGAGATCGGCTGGCAGACGATACGCATCGACGAGCACGCCGACGCGGCCGAGTGGTTCGGCACGCCTGGCGGCACCGAGCACACGGTATTCCAGTGGCACGGCGACACCTTCGACATTCCGGCCGCAGCGGTGCGCATCGCCAGCAGCCGGCATTGCGCCAACCAGGCCTACGTGGTCGCCGGCCGCCATCTCGGCATGCAGTTCCACCTCGAGATGACGCCCGAACTCATAGACCGCTCGCTCGCCCGCAACGGCCACGAGCTGGTGCGCGAACGCGAGGCAGGCAATCCGGCGGTCGGCACACTGGAAGATACCGCCACCGATGCGGCTGGCCGCAGTGCAGCGATGCATGTGCTGATGACCCGGCTCTACCGGCGCTGGAGTCGCACACTGGCGCGCTGA
- a CDS encoding tetratricopeptide repeat protein: protein MTPLHLRIFVSSPGDVARERELLADLLARLPRDPLLADRVTLSVVAWDDPEAPAPMVAGETPQSAINRYKGLPADCDLTVVILRGRIGTPLAADIRRADGSCYESGTVWEFENALAGRQLHPEHEVLVYRCTRDPEVSLRDPKFDEKRAQLAALDTFCERVKKNADGSYCGGINKYDTPEAFVDAFRKHFNAYLRGRLPEMPAAPPPAKPWLVREALRSHRIVGRDKLVDEVWRRVCAGRNTSLLFLPGVGKTTVAQELVRDRDKVLAAFDGVLWANLGRQHVDNEELRRWAEALGISSERMNSLDRPELWTQALREAIGERRLLVVLDDVWRTEDAQRFMALGPHCVFVSTTRSKAVAIELGDREVVAELPRSQGFRLLREIAPEAVRFDPFGAKALVGAMQGLPLALVLVGKLLRRAAADDPPDPDRLRRAYHDAAEAGRRLDLCGDDRRSLGDVIELSFAALHTDAARDAAIALSIFRPKPNGFCKDIALAVCDADEDMLWDISDMGLIGHYLRGNSSEYTMHRIVAEYARTRLPLTASQALHRKALAFYADKLRGTLESDPEAYLGWYRYEQAEWQETKDACLYHMAHAGDTAAGVLAFLRVFFDAFWWWGYYQRFPFCERLIAEWRQRELEPRAREILNEVARFQDAYPAGPDKRAAAGDWARVEKALLTIRDRLGLVGEIRRIEGEDARRVRAFIDFFLAEAWAYGRGDRDEALRHYEAARTLLVADGMAWIAAWIAFYVAQYLFELGDLTAAREQAQQSLAEGSAEFGEAAPLEQRDSELLANDYRLLGDLALAAGDSETAARAYCRAALYAYIFQAIPEPADSYTMAFYREITGRVAGQLAALLATDPARGRAFARMLADFGAPCRGSPGGPDDTAALDAALESGVPARLAAALFPAGLDEADIVPAAAAYGEKVLAVLPAYEEATWGSGWLAAARAGRTADAAGAGVSPT, encoded by the coding sequence ATGACGCCGCTGCACCTGCGCATCTTCGTGTCCTCGCCGGGCGATGTCGCGCGCGAGCGCGAGCTGCTGGCCGATCTGCTGGCGCGTCTGCCGCGCGATCCCTTGCTGGCCGACCGGGTGACGCTGAGCGTGGTCGCCTGGGACGACCCCGAGGCGCCGGCGCCCATGGTGGCGGGCGAGACGCCGCAGTCGGCGATCAACCGCTACAAGGGCCTGCCTGCCGATTGCGACCTGACGGTGGTGATCTTGCGCGGGCGCATCGGCACGCCGCTCGCCGCCGACATCCGCCGCGCCGACGGCAGCTGCTACGAGTCCGGCACGGTGTGGGAATTCGAGAATGCGCTGGCGGGCCGGCAGCTGCATCCCGAGCACGAGGTGCTGGTGTATCGCTGCACGCGTGACCCCGAGGTCAGCCTGCGCGACCCCAAGTTCGACGAGAAGCGCGCCCAGCTTGCCGCACTCGACACTTTCTGCGAGCGGGTGAAGAAGAACGCCGACGGCAGCTACTGCGGCGGCATCAACAAGTACGACACGCCGGAAGCCTTCGTCGATGCCTTCCGCAAGCATTTCAATGCCTACCTGCGCGGGCGCCTGCCGGAGATGCCGGCCGCGCCGCCGCCGGCCAAGCCCTGGCTGGTGCGCGAGGCCCTGCGCAGCCATCGCATCGTCGGCCGCGACAAGCTGGTCGACGAGGTCTGGCGGCGGGTCTGTGCCGGCCGCAACACCAGCCTGCTGTTTCTGCCGGGGGTGGGCAAGACCACGGTGGCGCAGGAGCTGGTGCGCGACAGGGACAAGGTGCTGGCCGCGTTCGACGGCGTGCTGTGGGCCAACCTCGGCCGTCAGCACGTGGACAACGAGGAGCTGCGGCGCTGGGCCGAGGCGCTGGGCATTTCATCCGAGCGGATGAACAGCCTGGACCGGCCGGAACTGTGGACCCAGGCACTGCGCGAAGCGATCGGCGAGCGCCGCCTGCTGGTGGTGCTGGATGATGTCTGGCGTACCGAGGACGCGCAGCGCTTCATGGCGCTGGGGCCGCACTGCGTGTTCGTCTCGACCACGCGCTCCAAGGCGGTGGCGATCGAGCTGGGCGACAGGGAGGTCGTCGCCGAGCTGCCGCGTTCGCAGGGCTTTCGCCTGCTGCGCGAAATCGCACCCGAGGCGGTGCGCTTCGATCCCTTCGGTGCCAAGGCGCTGGTGGGCGCGATGCAGGGTTTGCCGCTGGCGCTGGTGCTGGTCGGCAAGTTGTTGCGGCGGGCGGCGGCGGACGATCCACCCGACCCCGACCGCCTGCGCCGCGCCTACCACGATGCCGCCGAGGCGGGGCGCCGGCTGGATCTGTGTGGCGACGACCGCCGCTCGCTCGGCGACGTGATAGAGCTGTCCTTTGCCGCACTGCATACCGATGCGGCGCGCGACGCGGCGATCGCGCTGTCCATCTTCCGGCCCAAGCCCAACGGCTTCTGCAAGGACATCGCGCTGGCGGTGTGTGACGCCGATGAGGACATGCTGTGGGACATCAGCGACATGGGCCTCATCGGCCACTACCTGCGCGGCAACAGCAGCGAATACACCATGCATCGCATCGTCGCCGAGTACGCCCGCACCCGCCTGCCGCTGACGGCCTCGCAGGCGCTGCACCGCAAGGCGCTCGCCTTCTACGCCGACAAGCTGCGCGGCACGCTGGAGAGCGATCCCGAGGCCTATCTCGGCTGGTACCGCTACGAGCAGGCCGAGTGGCAGGAAACCAAGGACGCCTGCCTCTATCACATGGCGCACGCCGGTGACACCGCGGCCGGGGTGCTCGCCTTCCTGCGGGTCTTCTTCGATGCCTTCTGGTGGTGGGGCTATTACCAGCGCTTTCCCTTCTGCGAGCGCCTGATTGCCGAGTGGCGCCAACGCGAGCTGGAGCCCCGCGCCCGCGAGATCCTGAACGAGGTGGCGCGCTTCCAGGATGCCTATCCGGCCGGCCCGGACAAGCGTGCGGCGGCGGGCGACTGGGCGCGGGTGGAGAAGGCGCTGCTCACCATCCGCGACCGCCTCGGCCTAGTCGGCGAAATCCGCCGCATCGAGGGCGAGGATGCGCGCCGGGTGCGCGCCTTCATCGATTTCTTCCTTGCCGAGGCCTGGGCCTACGGCCGCGGCGATCGCGATGAAGCCCTGCGCCACTACGAGGCAGCACGCACGCTCCTGGTTGCCGACGGCATGGCCTGGATCGCGGCGTGGATCGCCTTCTACGTGGCGCAATACCTGTTCGAACTCGGCGACCTGACTGCGGCGCGGGAGCAGGCGCAGCAATCGCTGGCGGAGGGCAGCGCCGAGTTCGGCGAGGCTGCACCGCTCGAACAGCGCGATTCCGAACTGCTAGCCAACGATTACCGCCTGCTCGGCGATCTGGCCCTGGCCGCCGGCGACAGCGAGACAGCCGCGCGGGCCTATTGCCGGGCGGCGCTCTATGCCTACATCTTCCAGGCCATACCGGAGCCGGCGGATTCCTACACCATGGCGTTTTACCGCGAGATCACCGGCCGCGTCGCCGGGCAGCTCGCCGCGCTGCTGGCCACGGACCCGGCGCGCGGCCGCGCGTTTGCCCGCATGCTGGCGGATTTCGGGGCGCCGTGCCGCGGCAGCCCGGGCGGTCCGGACGACACAGCGGCGCTGGATGCGGCACTGGAGAGCGGCGTGCCGGCACGACTCGCCGCAGCATTGTTTCCAGCGGGCCTCGACGAAGCGGACATCGTGCCCGCCGCAGCGGCGTATGGCGAGAAGGTGCTGGCCGTACTGCCCGCCTATGAGGAAGCAACCTGGGGATCGGGCTGGCTTGCGGCCGCGAGGGCCGGACGTACTGCAGATGCCGCGGGCGCAGGCGTATCGCCGACATGA
- a CDS encoding antibiotic biosynthesis monooxygenase: MVVIVFRTRLRAGVDEAEMEQVGGRMYEIASAMPGFLSYKDYAAADGEFVSIVEFDSPEALAAWRDHPEHREIQQRGRERYFSEYRVQVCVPLREYSFTLDGGRVQHAG; this comes from the coding sequence ATGGTCGTGATCGTGTTCCGTACCCGCCTGCGTGCAGGCGTGGATGAAGCCGAAATGGAGCAGGTGGGCGGGCGCATGTACGAGATCGCGTCGGCAATGCCCGGCTTCCTGTCCTACAAGGACTACGCCGCCGCCGACGGCGAGTTCGTGTCCATCGTCGAGTTCGATTCGCCCGAGGCGCTGGCTGCCTGGCGCGACCACCCGGAGCACCGCGAGATCCAGCAGCGCGGCCGCGAGCGCTACTTCAGCGAGTACCGGGTGCAGGTGTGCGTGCCGCTGCGCGAGTACAGCTTCACGCTGGACGGCGGCCGGGTGCAGCATGCGGGTTGA
- a CDS encoding porin: MNRNILAAAVAVSALVLPPAACAQSNVTIYGLIDLNLSHTRAGSQSRSALDHGELNGTRLGFRGSEDLGNGMKAIFTLEQGFDPSTGLLEQGGRTFGRQSFVGVEGGWGRLTLGRQYTPAFVAIDPMDATGSADRSPGLLSRKTGGIKPAYEVRLDSMVKYRSPEFSGFSVDAAYWLGGKTATDSTARREGDGFGIAGLYKRGPLSASIVTQRIQRDSTGGKVRTDGFGLAYDFGPAKAYFAYTRDKESGSQGEGKARTYDIGVEIKAGARSTVAISYADRNESNDAAAEDARGWSAYYMYDLSKRTTLYTGYSRLINKDDANYALGNFTPAAGGDPRVVMAGIRHKF, translated from the coding sequence ATGAACCGCAACATCCTGGCGGCGGCCGTCGCCGTTTCCGCGCTGGTCCTGCCGCCGGCAGCCTGTGCCCAGTCCAACGTGACGATCTACGGCCTGATCGACCTCAACCTCAGCCACACCAGGGCCGGGTCGCAAAGCCGCAGCGCGCTCGACCATGGCGAACTCAACGGCACCCGGCTCGGCTTTCGCGGCAGCGAGGATCTCGGCAACGGCATGAAGGCCATCTTCACGCTGGAACAGGGCTTCGACCCCTCCACCGGCCTGCTCGAACAGGGCGGCCGGACCTTCGGCCGGCAGTCCTTCGTCGGCGTCGAAGGCGGCTGGGGCCGGCTCACCCTGGGCCGTCAGTACACGCCCGCCTTCGTCGCCATCGACCCGATGGACGCCACCGGCAGCGCCGACCGCAGCCCCGGCCTGCTCAGCCGCAAGACCGGCGGCATCAAGCCGGCCTACGAGGTGCGGCTGGACAGCATGGTCAAGTACCGCTCGCCCGAGTTCAGCGGCTTCTCGGTCGACGCCGCCTACTGGCTGGGCGGCAAGACCGCCACCGACTCCACCGCGCGGCGCGAGGGCGACGGCTTCGGCATCGCAGGTCTCTACAAGCGCGGGCCGCTGTCGGCCTCCATCGTCACCCAGCGCATCCAGCGCGATTCCACCGGCGGCAAGGTGCGCACCGACGGCTTCGGCCTGGCCTACGACTTCGGCCCGGCCAAGGCCTATTTCGCCTACACCCGCGACAAGGAGAGCGGCAGCCAGGGCGAAGGCAAGGCCCGCACCTACGACATCGGCGTCGAGATCAAGGCCGGCGCCCGGAGCACCGTCGCGATCAGCTACGCCGACCGCAACGAGTCCAACGACGCCGCCGCCGAGGATGCCCGCGGCTGGTCGGCCTATTACATGTACGACCTGTCCAAGCGCACCACGCTCTACACCGGGTACAGCAGGCTGATCAACAAGGACGACGCCAACTACGCGCTCGGCAACTTCACTCCGGCGGCCGGAGGCGACCCGCGCGTGGTGATGGCCGGCATCCGCCACAAGTTCTGA
- a CDS encoding ATP citrate lyase citrate-binding domain-containing protein, with amino-acid sequence MQITGMLYGSRLLEFADFPSAEVLGPDASEEAIGALIERYGSVFVKPVFKGGVGKKGKAGLIGRAQDLKSALAEKERLYFVEHRHGNQVAKANGVTFEGAVPAEHEVYFSITDSTEFRAPTMTLTHVGGMDIEELDKSQVARIPFDPLTGLKAFVVANALADIGAPKEIISPLVQQLPKLWELYHDFGMTTLELNPIRMRPDRRGRLTPVACDFKCGFDRDDPRWHRLKLPAHLFAADYSNFEQEINQLRTHQGQSDVYVINEHGTILAPTFGGGANSLVTEMLGDDAIISSDFGGNPPYEKMKSVAAICFKHWLAQANVLFIIGGKSNNTDIFETFRAMADALREHVSRHGPTPLYVVAGRGGPNLVRGMGVLRDTCEALGLPYRLFGFDSAMSEVVDYAREANEWMKAGGRDAVARRLGLAPAPAV; translated from the coding sequence ATGCAGATCACCGGCATGTTGTACGGATCGCGCCTGCTCGAGTTCGCCGATTTCCCAAGCGCGGAAGTGCTCGGGCCGGATGCCAGCGAGGAGGCCATCGGCGCGCTGATCGAGCGCTACGGCTCGGTCTTCGTCAAGCCCGTGTTCAAGGGCGGCGTCGGCAAGAAGGGCAAGGCCGGCCTGATCGGCCGCGCGCAGGATCTCAAGAGCGCACTCGCCGAAAAGGAGCGGCTCTACTTCGTCGAGCACCGCCACGGCAACCAGGTCGCCAAGGCCAATGGCGTCACCTTCGAGGGCGCGGTACCGGCCGAGCACGAGGTGTATTTCTCGATCACCGACTCGACCGAATTCCGCGCCCCCACCATGACACTGACCCACGTGGGCGGCATGGACATCGAGGAACTGGACAAGTCGCAGGTCGCACGCATCCCCTTCGACCCGCTGACCGGGCTGAAGGCCTTCGTCGTCGCCAACGCGCTCGCCGACATCGGCGCCCCCAAGGAGATCATCTCGCCGCTGGTGCAGCAGCTGCCCAAGCTGTGGGAGCTGTACCACGACTTCGGCATGACCACGCTCGAACTCAACCCGATCCGCATGCGCCCCGACCGCCGCGGTCGGCTGACGCCGGTAGCCTGCGACTTCAAGTGCGGCTTCGACCGCGACGACCCGCGCTGGCATCGCCTCAAGCTGCCGGCCCACCTGTTCGCCGCCGACTATTCCAACTTCGAACAGGAGATCAACCAGCTGCGCACCCACCAGGGCCAGAGCGACGTCTACGTCATCAATGAACACGGCACCATCCTCGCGCCCACCTTCGGCGGCGGCGCCAACTCACTGGTCACCGAGATGCTCGGCGACGACGCCATCATCTCGTCGGATTTCGGCGGCAACCCGCCCTACGAGAAGATGAAGTCGGTCGCGGCCATCTGCTTCAAGCACTGGCTGGCCCAGGCCAACGTGCTCTTCATCATCGGCGGCAAATCCAACAACACCGACATCTTCGAAACTTTCCGCGCCATGGCCGACGCGCTGCGCGAGCACGTCAGCCGCCACGGCCCGACCCCGCTCTACGTCGTCGCCGGCCGCGGCGGGCCCAACCTGGTACGCGGCATGGGCGTGCTGCGCGACACCTGCGAGGCACTCGGCCTGCCCTACCGCCTGTTCGGTTTCGATTCGGCGATGAGCGAGGTCGTCGACTACGCCCGCGAAGCCAACGAATGGATGAAGGCCGGTGGCCGCGACGCGGTCGCCCGCCGGCTCGGCCTGGCCCCGGCGCCGGCCGTCTGA
- a CDS encoding CoA-binding protein has translation MYQQGVGDFKYYVGISSLAQIATRGDRVCVLNILGGESSEVTPVGHAWSGGNVVFGTSPGRRGQVLETPAGNIPVYNSVREGLDDGHRFNCGVVYLPPSAARDGVAELIRVNPELKKIFIITEKIAVHDAREIRAMGQQHGIDIFGANCLGVADAWNQVRIGGALGGDSPSDTLKPGSIAVLSNSGGFTTTIAQYLRMAGWGTTTLVSSGKDVYIHYAAPEFAFALANDARSKAAVLYCEPGGYYERDAVFTKPVVACVVGRWKSKLTRAVGHAGAMAGGEDDAAAKERWFMEKFGVDALFTPDRPVFSAKGAVVANIAHIPAALTAVMRANATLPDFAPEGTMELKPWFGANPGIELPARLDLPVVDALDPYRTQIAALARQVGASFPREALKDASGASKMDPKTQVASLHGLSVLEAARLPLEANVGLALLREAGGDNDRKLVNVALAACVNLHGDPALAAAHAAREAGNAPNSVLAAALSIVGPRRAERAREIAAAFIERFHAAGLRDALAEDFDLAALAEDAALARLVTVAEPDARAEAMLAGLDARAARSVPVRYLRSLGRPVGADAVLAALTTTLAWGPLMRKRVSRLTVETLPWWLRLFGTLIGAAALPERHQPAAFCGMPTAQLLGHASITEIACRALLDRSPDAADLFAFQTLVGILLTNGPGTISAQGAKGAVSADGPETPQRVQLNKALVGFLTHTGYAHGGNGFEGVQFLIEAFRDTPLADPADPAHGLDLAALARGCAEDYARYKAEAKSAGAFDLRKLPGVNHPVFKDRPVNLDPREVFIRELMTARGETNVFHDFYRALVQALHQAGVSRTVYCVNIDAVIAALLLKLTWKPWRAGEIGESALESAAFTVFLYARMLGCAAEADDHLNRGRNMDTRTAASACRFVS, from the coding sequence ATGTACCAGCAGGGTGTAGGCGATTTCAAGTATTACGTGGGCATCAGCTCGCTGGCGCAGATCGCGACGCGCGGCGACCGGGTATGCGTACTCAACATCCTCGGCGGCGAATCGAGCGAGGTGACGCCGGTCGGCCATGCGTGGTCGGGCGGCAACGTGGTGTTCGGCACCTCACCCGGACGCCGCGGCCAGGTGCTGGAAACGCCGGCCGGCAACATCCCGGTCTACAACAGCGTGCGCGAGGGTCTGGACGACGGCCACCGCTTCAACTGCGGCGTGGTCTATCTGCCGCCTTCGGCCGCGCGCGACGGGGTGGCCGAGCTGATCCGGGTGAATCCCGAGCTGAAGAAGATCTTCATCATCACCGAGAAGATCGCCGTCCATGACGCCCGCGAAATCCGCGCGATGGGCCAGCAGCACGGCATCGACATCTTCGGCGCCAACTGCCTCGGCGTCGCCGACGCCTGGAACCAGGTGCGCATCGGCGGTGCGCTGGGCGGCGACAGCCCGTCCGACACCCTCAAGCCCGGCTCGATCGCGGTGCTGTCCAATTCCGGCGGCTTCACCACGACCATCGCGCAATACCTGCGCATGGCCGGCTGGGGCACGACCACGCTGGTGTCGAGCGGCAAGGACGTCTACATCCACTACGCGGCACCGGAGTTCGCCTTCGCGCTTGCCAACGACGCCCGCAGCAAGGCCGCGGTGCTGTACTGCGAACCCGGCGGCTACTACGAGCGCGACGCCGTCTTCACCAAGCCGGTGGTCGCCTGCGTGGTCGGCCGCTGGAAGTCCAAGCTCACCCGCGCCGTCGGCCACGCCGGCGCGATGGCCGGCGGCGAGGACGATGCCGCCGCCAAGGAACGCTGGTTCATGGAGAAGTTCGGCGTCGACGCGCTGTTCACGCCGGACAGACCGGTGTTCTCGGCCAAGGGTGCGGTCGTCGCCAACATCGCCCACATTCCCGCCGCGCTGACCGCGGTGATGCGCGCCAACGCCACCCTGCCCGACTTCGCGCCGGAAGGCACGATGGAACTCAAGCCCTGGTTCGGCGCCAACCCCGGCATCGAGCTGCCGGCCCGGCTGGACCTGCCGGTGGTCGACGCGCTCGACCCCTACCGCACGCAGATCGCCGCCCTCGCCCGGCAGGTCGGTGCATCCTTCCCGCGCGAAGCGCTGAAGGACGCCTCCGGCGCGTCGAAAATGGACCCGAAGACCCAGGTCGCCAGCCTGCACGGTCTCAGCGTGCTGGAAGCGGCACGCCTGCCGCTCGAAGCCAACGTCGGCCTCGCCCTGCTGCGCGAAGCCGGCGGCGACAACGACCGCAAGCTGGTGAATGTGGCGCTCGCCGCCTGCGTGAACCTGCATGGCGATCCGGCGCTGGCCGCCGCGCACGCCGCACGCGAGGCCGGCAATGCGCCCAACAGCGTGCTCGCCGCGGCGCTCTCCATCGTCGGGCCGCGGCGCGCCGAACGCGCCCGCGAGATCGCCGCCGCCTTCATCGAGCGCTTTCATGCGGCCGGCCTGCGCGACGCGCTGGCCGAGGATTTCGACCTCGCAGCTCTGGCCGAAGACGCCGCGCTCGCCCGCCTGGTCACCGTGGCGGAACCCGACGCGCGCGCCGAAGCCATGCTCGCCGGACTGGATGCGCGCGCCGCGCGCTCGGTACCGGTGCGCTACCTGCGCAGCCTGGGGCGCCCGGTCGGCGCCGACGCGGTGCTCGCCGCGCTGACGACGACACTCGCCTGGGGCCCGCTGATGCGCAAGCGCGTATCGCGCCTCACCGTCGAGACCCTGCCGTGGTGGCTGCGGCTGTTCGGCACCCTGATCGGCGCCGCCGCGCTGCCGGAGCGCCACCAGCCGGCCGCCTTCTGCGGCATGCCCACCGCGCAGCTGCTCGGCCACGCCTCGATCACCGAGATCGCCTGCCGCGCGCTGCTCGACCGCAGCCCCGACGCCGCCGACCTGTTCGCCTTCCAGACCCTGGTCGGCATCCTGCTGACCAACGGCCCCGGCACGATCTCGGCGCAGGGCGCGAAGGGCGCGGTCTCGGCCGACGGTCCGGAAACACCGCAGCGGGTGCAGCTCAACAAGGCGCTGGTCGGCTTCCTCACCCACACCGGCTACGCCCACGGCGGCAACGGCTTCGAAGGTGTGCAATTCCTGATCGAAGCCTTCCGCGACACGCCGCTCGCCGATCCGGCCGACCCTGCCCACGGGCTGGATCTCGCCGCGCTGGCGCGAGGCTGCGCCGAAGACTACGCGCGCTACAAGGCCGAAGCGAAATCCGCCGGCGCCTTCGACCTGCGCAAGCTGCCCGGCGTGAATCACCCGGTGTTCAAGGACAGGCCGGTGAACCTCGATCCGCGCGAGGTCTTCATCCGCGAGCTGATGACGGCCCGGGGCGAGACCAACGTCTTCCACGACTTCTACCGTGCGCTGGTGCAGGCACTGCACCAGGCCGGGGTGTCGCGCACGGTGTACTGCGTGAACATCGACGCGGTGATCGCCGCGCTGTTGCTCAAGCTCACCTGGAAACCGTGGCGTGCCGGGGAGATCGGCGAATCGGCACTCGAATCGGCCGCCTTCACCGTGTTCCTCTACGCGCGCATGCTGGGCTGCGCGGCCGAAGCCGATGACCACCTCAACCGCGGCCGCAACATGGACACGCGCACCGCCGCGTCGGCCTGCCGCTTCGTGAGCTGA
- a CDS encoding ABC transporter ATP-binding protein, producing MSELLAFDQVTAGYGDAVVLDRMSFALEAGKSLAILGRNGVGKSTLLETLMGNTRVKSGSIRWQGRDITREPSHRRVRAGLGWVPQEREVFPSLTVEENLTVIATRGPWNLKRVYELFPRLQERRANYGNQLSGGEQQMLAIGRALMTNPRLLLLDEPMEGLAPIIVEELALVIKLLCESEGLASVVVEQHPVLTLSMTHHAIVLERGTVVHAGPSAELAGDGALLDSLLGVGQSRRPATVATPAVAPTPPEDGAFPALQPA from the coding sequence ATGTCTGAACTGCTCGCCTTCGACCAGGTCACCGCCGGCTACGGCGACGCGGTGGTACTCGACCGCATGAGCTTCGCGCTCGAAGCGGGCAAGAGCCTCGCCATCCTCGGCCGCAACGGCGTCGGCAAATCCACGCTGCTCGAGACCCTGATGGGCAATACCCGGGTGAAGAGCGGCAGCATCCGCTGGCAGGGGCGCGACATCACGCGCGAGCCCTCGCACCGCCGGGTGCGCGCCGGGCTGGGCTGGGTGCCGCAGGAACGCGAGGTTTTCCCCTCGCTCACCGTGGAGGAAAACCTCACCGTGATCGCCACCCGCGGGCCGTGGAACCTGAAACGGGTGTACGAACTCTTTCCGCGCCTGCAGGAGCGCCGCGCCAACTACGGCAACCAGCTATCGGGCGGGGAGCAGCAGATGCTGGCGATCGGCCGCGCGCTGATGACCAACCCCAGGCTGCTGCTGCTCGACGAGCCGATGGAAGGCCTCGCGCCCATCATCGTCGAGGAGCTGGCGCTGGTCATCAAGCTGCTGTGCGAAAGCGAGGGCCTGGCCTCGGTGGTGGTGGAACAGCATCCGGTGCTGACGCTGTCGATGACCCACCACGCCATCGTGCTCGAACGCGGTACCGTGGTGCACGCCGGGCCGAGCGCAGAACTCGCCGGCGACGGCGCGCTGCTCGACAGCCTGCTCGGCGTCGGCCAATCGCGCCGCCCGGCAACGGTCGCCACACCCGCCGTCGCCCCCACCCCGCCCGAAGACGGCGCCTTCCCGGCCCTCCAGCCGGCCTGA